In the Streptomyces fradiae ATCC 10745 = DSM 40063 genome, one interval contains:
- a CDS encoding lantibiotic dehydratase family protein, translating into MTGGTSGAADTIGGLALLRVAGMPCAAWTAGGRPELFDRVARHADDGRLRAVRARALAGRMGAELVPDDRLSAAERGAVLALRRRLHAGEPPGADDCALLDALAGSAGVSGPGARDGGVAGAGGRGVRGAGCGAGAGDVPGARSGRDAGIGAGAGSGRGGGGAGAGAGAGAGAGAGAGAGAGAGSLAAEARALFAAAREAREEERRLEDAVAAEQARVAALAWETARNDEVLAAFLAETAPAVVADVARRLAEGASWQGRQLRKRTAYLWRVLGRMAAKTTPRGWAGHVAVAPLGESGGAGRLLAGCPALGAVALGEVENVHLVRAGGVAADLSAAPPETLLAPAPLHFTAGDPADGSAVLRCWVVDPRAPGRLRQVVLRRTGVLARVLALLAQGPVPLGELEGALLAAVPGRAAADPAVLRGFLGHLAGVGVLQVCAAPRQRYGAWAPPCGALPRPAGAAGGAPGAWFVDVHRRADAVVGARAADRVREGVRVAARVAALRDAAAGRPVPVAWRIGPEPRPVSEVLAELLDPSGAGTEDAARPAPAPYAGWPAAGTAGDGTGYAALLAHLAAHADAERVDLDDALLDALGAPPADEALPPWPYDCLLRPLPGGAGSPVAVLETASPAGVLDARFADALRALDGGYGAADAYRAFLAEVERRAGVRFVELLVPPLAERAANAVRRPVVASWWTGDPDPTPYYGQAAAEARYLPLDRITVRVRDGRLVAEADGLRLMPVHHATRTPAPPYDELMRLLLSAGPPAARRAVRLDGLEAALPGPERLPRLTVAGGALVVAPATWRLDRARLWHPRDTAPAKVRALAALRRSAGLPRHVFLRTGAGAKPVPADLDSVTAVPLVERLCAQRAGGGLHAEEMLPGPDGLALRDPLHGGAPVAAQVLLRLPHRARPEQLAAQAAAALLPGEAPTGAPGPAVPRGRRAPGAVNTS; encoded by the coding sequence ATGACCGGCGGTACGTCCGGAGCGGCCGACACGATCGGCGGGCTGGCGCTGCTGCGCGTCGCGGGCATGCCGTGCGCGGCCTGGACCGCCGGGGGCCGCCCCGAGCTGTTCGACCGGGTGGCCCGGCACGCCGACGACGGGAGGCTGCGGGCCGTGCGGGCGCGGGCGCTGGCCGGGCGGATGGGCGCGGAACTGGTCCCGGACGACCGGCTGTCGGCCGCCGAGCGGGGCGCGGTGCTGGCGCTGCGGCGGCGGCTGCACGCCGGCGAGCCGCCCGGCGCGGACGACTGCGCGCTGCTGGACGCCCTGGCGGGAAGCGCCGGCGTGAGCGGGCCGGGTGCCCGGGACGGGGGCGTCGCCGGGGCGGGGGGCCGGGGTGTGCGGGGGGCCGGGTGCGGGGCGGGGGCCGGGGACGTGCCGGGGGCGCGGTCCGGGCGGGACGCCGGGATCGGGGCGGGGGCCGGGAGCGGACGCGGGGGCGGGGGCGCGGGGGCCGGTGCCGGGGCGGGGGCCGGTGCCGGGGCCGGTGCGGGTGCGGGGGCCGGTGCCGGGAGTCTCGCCGCCGAGGCGCGGGCGCTGTTCGCGGCCGCGCGGGAGGCGCGGGAGGAGGAGCGACGGCTGGAGGACGCCGTCGCGGCCGAGCAGGCCCGCGTGGCCGCCCTCGCGTGGGAGACCGCCCGGAACGACGAGGTGCTGGCGGCGTTCCTCGCCGAGACGGCGCCCGCCGTCGTGGCGGACGTGGCCCGCCGGCTCGCCGAGGGCGCCTCCTGGCAGGGGCGGCAACTGCGCAAGCGGACCGCCTACCTGTGGCGCGTCCTGGGCCGGATGGCCGCGAAGACGACACCCCGCGGCTGGGCCGGCCACGTCGCCGTGGCCCCGCTCGGCGAGTCCGGAGGCGCCGGGCGGCTGCTCGCGGGATGTCCCGCCCTGGGCGCGGTCGCCCTCGGGGAGGTGGAGAACGTCCACCTCGTACGCGCCGGCGGCGTGGCCGCCGACCTGTCGGCCGCGCCGCCGGAGACCCTGCTGGCGCCCGCGCCGCTGCACTTCACCGCGGGCGACCCGGCCGACGGGTCGGCGGTGCTGCGCTGCTGGGTGGTCGATCCGCGCGCGCCGGGACGGCTGCGGCAGGTCGTCCTGCGCCGCACCGGGGTGCTCGCACGCGTCCTGGCGCTGCTCGCGCAGGGGCCGGTGCCGCTCGGGGAGCTGGAGGGGGCCCTGCTCGCGGCCGTGCCGGGACGCGCCGCGGCGGACCCGGCCGTGCTGCGGGGCTTCCTCGGGCACCTCGCCGGGGTGGGGGTGCTCCAGGTGTGCGCGGCGCCCCGGCAGCGGTACGGGGCGTGGGCGCCGCCGTGCGGTGCGCTGCCCCGCCCGGCCGGGGCGGCGGGCGGCGCGCCGGGCGCCTGGTTCGTGGACGTGCACCGGCGTGCGGACGCGGTGGTGGGGGCGCGCGCCGCCGACCGGGTGCGGGAGGGGGTGCGGGTCGCCGCGCGCGTCGCCGCCCTGCGGGACGCCGCCGCCGGACGGCCGGTCCCGGTGGCCTGGCGGATCGGCCCGGAGCCCCGGCCGGTGAGCGAGGTCCTCGCGGAGCTGCTGGACCCGTCCGGGGCCGGGACCGAGGACGCCGCCCGGCCCGCGCCGGCGCCATACGCGGGATGGCCCGCCGCCGGGACGGCCGGCGACGGCACCGGGTACGCCGCCCTCCTCGCGCACCTCGCGGCCCACGCGGACGCCGAGCGGGTGGACCTCGACGACGCGCTGCTGGACGCGCTGGGCGCGCCGCCCGCCGACGAGGCGCTGCCGCCGTGGCCGTACGACTGCCTGCTGCGGCCCCTGCCGGGCGGTGCGGGCTCGCCGGTGGCCGTACTGGAGACGGCGTCGCCGGCGGGCGTGCTCGACGCCCGGTTCGCTGACGCGCTGAGGGCGCTGGACGGCGGGTACGGGGCGGCCGACGCGTACCGGGCGTTCCTCGCGGAGGTGGAGCGGCGCGCGGGCGTGCGGTTCGTCGAACTGCTGGTGCCGCCGCTCGCGGAGCGCGCCGCCAACGCCGTGCGGCGCCCGGTCGTCGCCTCCTGGTGGACCGGCGACCCCGATCCGACCCCGTACTACGGCCAGGCCGCCGCCGAGGCGCGGTACCTGCCCCTGGACCGGATCACCGTGCGGGTGCGCGACGGGCGGCTGGTGGCGGAGGCCGACGGGCTGCGCCTCATGCCGGTCCACCACGCCACGCGCACCCCCGCGCCCCCGTACGACGAGCTGATGCGGCTGCTGCTATCGGCCGGGCCGCCGGCCGCCCGGCGGGCGGTCCGGCTCGACGGCCTGGAGGCGGCGCTGCCGGGGCCCGAGCGGCTGCCCCGCCTGACGGTGGCGGGCGGCGCGCTCGTGGTCGCCCCGGCGACCTGGCGGCTGGACCGCGCCCGGCTGTGGCACCCGCGCGACACGGCGCCGGCCAAGGTGCGCGCCCTGGCGGCGCTGCGGCGCTCGGCGGGCCTGCCCCGCCATGTGTTCCTGCGCACCGGGGCCGGGGCCAAGCCCGTACCGGCCGATCTCGACTCCGTGACCGCCGTCCCGCTGGTGGAGCGCCTGTGCGCGCAGCGGGCGGGCGGCGGACTGCACGCCGAGGAGATGCTGCCCGGCCCGGACGGCCTGGCCCTGCGCGACCCGCTGCACGGCGGGGCGCCGGTCGCCGCCCAGGTGCTGCTGCGCCTCCCCCACCGCGCCCGACCCGAGCAGCTCGCCGCGCAGGCCGCGGCGGCCCTGCTGCCCGGCGAGGCGCCCACAGGCGCCCCCGGCCCGGCCGTCCCACGTGGACGGCGGGCGCCGGGGGCGGTCAACACCTCATGA
- a CDS encoding lanthionine synthetase LanC family protein → MQQPPESPAGPPPAPPAPRPATAATASASGSAGAPHGPYAAPFPDGEADVRDLAVRYLAAWTAAPDRLDGGRPPSDPGVPVLARTVASLAGDAPEAARTAADAVAVWARRAGRGPGHTGLHDGGLSGTLVGLRLGAALHPRLRLVADRLRDRLADAAATRGGREEGVRLADYDLIVGPAGGLLAHCAGAAPEPRHLAPYRDRLVLLCDSRDLRRLRADGYAGHPHLSWLQGRVNTGMGHGAAGVATALAAAVRHTGPAAADALRRVAAWLEAQEYEDERGVRTWPGAGLDGRTPPRTAVPRQAWCYGAPGVAWALWDAADALGDRGAADRAAEVFARLADRYDGGFHLYGDGPADVLGLCHGAGGVLAVADAFARHAGHGGAARLRDRMAALLRGRLPEAVARAVEEGAAARPGPSGASAPGAAGTVGPSGAAGTPGTGASEERAPGAGGVSAVGASGTAVGAGWSSELLTGAPGALAALLTAGYGASRTWLPCLGLR, encoded by the coding sequence GTGCAGCAGCCGCCCGAGTCCCCCGCCGGCCCCCCTCCCGCCCCGCCCGCGCCCCGTCCCGCGACCGCCGCGACCGCCTCCGCGTCCGGAAGCGCCGGCGCGCCGCACGGCCCGTACGCAGCCCCCTTCCCGGACGGCGAGGCGGACGTACGGGACCTCGCCGTCCGCTACCTGGCCGCCTGGACCGCGGCACCGGACCGGCTCGACGGCGGCCGCCCGCCCTCCGACCCCGGCGTGCCCGTCCTCGCCCGCACCGTCGCGAGCCTCGCCGGGGACGCGCCGGAGGCGGCCCGGACGGCCGCCGACGCCGTCGCCGTCTGGGCGCGCCGCGCCGGCCGGGGCCCCGGCCACACCGGCCTCCACGACGGCGGACTGTCCGGCACGCTCGTCGGGCTGCGCCTCGGGGCCGCCCTGCACCCGCGCCTCCGTCTCGTCGCCGACCGGCTCCGCGACCGCCTCGCCGACGCCGCGGCGACGCGGGGCGGCCGGGAGGAGGGGGTGCGGCTGGCCGACTACGACCTGATCGTCGGCCCCGCGGGGGGCCTGCTCGCGCACTGCGCCGGCGCCGCGCCCGAGCCGCGCCACCTCGCCCCGTACCGGGACCGCCTCGTCCTGCTCTGCGACAGCCGCGACCTGCGGCGGCTGCGCGCCGACGGCTACGCGGGGCACCCGCACCTCTCCTGGCTCCAGGGCCGTGTCAACACCGGCATGGGCCACGGAGCCGCCGGGGTCGCCACCGCGCTGGCCGCGGCCGTACGGCACACGGGTCCGGCCGCCGCCGACGCGCTGCGGCGGGTCGCGGCGTGGCTGGAGGCGCAGGAGTACGAGGACGAGCGGGGGGTGCGCACCTGGCCGGGCGCCGGGCTCGACGGGCGGACGCCGCCGCGCACCGCGGTGCCCCGGCAGGCGTGGTGCTACGGGGCGCCCGGTGTGGCGTGGGCGCTGTGGGACGCGGCGGACGCGCTCGGCGACCGGGGGGCGGCGGACCGGGCGGCGGAGGTGTTCGCGCGGCTGGCCGACCGGTACGACGGGGGCTTCCACCTGTACGGCGACGGCCCCGCCGACGTGCTGGGGCTGTGCCACGGGGCGGGCGGGGTGCTGGCGGTGGCCGACGCGTTCGCCCGCCACGCCGGGCACGGGGGCGCCGCGCGGCTGCGCGACCGGATGGCGGCGCTGCTGCGCGGGCGGCTGCCGGAGGCGGTGGCCCGCGCGGTCGAGGAGGGCGCCGCGGCCAGGCCCGGCCCCTCGGGCGCGAGCGCGCCCGGCGCGGCGGGCACGGTGGGCCCGTCCGGCGCGGCGGGCACGCCGGGGACGGGGGCCTCCGAGGAGCGCGCGCCGGGGGCGGGGGGCGTCTCGGCGGTGGGCGCGTCCGGGACCGCGGTGGGGGCCGGGTGGTCGTCGGAACTGCTGACCGGGGCGCCCGGCGCGCTGGCCGCGCTGCTCACGGCCGGGTACGGCGCGTCGCGGACGTGGCTGCCCTGCCTGGGGCTGCGCTAG
- a CDS encoding DUF6924 domain-containing protein — MTVPEGLEGSLPETAGRDLLDAVVIRTAFGDDEPWNAVVGELRRPWGPSPDGPAAGVLVVDAPAWSEATVDEVLAAVGGDEYLDVVFLADRHTMESPAHALPALTTIREDEDHLDPVHHRELVESPEPREFRAAPAAVYAVHVHVALGNTGFAELAAAASAEPDRVLRRPRARQPGTAALIRPVHRPAGAAPALPAPVREPREVVRGKRSSAAPGRAATSATRRTRP; from the coding sequence ATGACCGTGCCGGAGGGCCTGGAAGGGTCGCTGCCCGAGACCGCCGGACGGGATCTGCTCGACGCTGTCGTCATCAGGACCGCCTTCGGCGACGACGAGCCGTGGAACGCGGTCGTCGGGGAACTGCGACGGCCGTGGGGCCCGTCGCCGGACGGGCCTGCCGCGGGGGTGCTGGTGGTCGATGCGCCTGCCTGGTCGGAGGCGACAGTTGATGAGGTCCTTGCCGCGGTGGGCGGTGACGAGTACCTGGACGTCGTCTTCCTCGCCGACCGCCACACGATGGAGTCGCCGGCCCACGCGCTGCCGGCCCTGACGACGATCCGGGAGGACGAGGACCACCTCGACCCGGTTCATCACCGGGAGCTTGTCGAGTCGCCCGAGCCCCGGGAGTTCCGGGCGGCGCCCGCCGCGGTGTACGCGGTCCACGTGCACGTGGCCCTCGGCAACACGGGCTTCGCCGAGCTCGCCGCGGCCGCGTCCGCGGAGCCTGACCGGGTCCTGCGCCGACCACGCGCCCGACAGCCCGGAACCGCTGCCCTCATCCGGCCCGTCCACCGGCCGGCTGGTGCCGCCCCCGCGCTCCCCGCGCCGGTGCGTGAGCCCCGCGAGGTGGTCCGAGGGAAGCGGTCTAGCGCAGCCCCAGGCAGGGCAGCCACGTCCGCGACGCGCCGTACCCGGCCGTGA